The proteins below are encoded in one region of Paenacidovorax monticola:
- a CDS encoding HIT family protein: MASPSDCPLCAADGGALVWRGERLRVIRADEAGFPAFYRVVWNAHAAEFSDLAPADRMHCMEAVALVEQVLREALAPAKINLAALGNMVPHLHWHVIARFAWDSHFPAPVWGAARRESPLDREAAVRAALPAAEALLRERLQAWSAARPA, from the coding sequence ATGGCGTCGCCATCGGACTGCCCGCTGTGCGCCGCCGACGGCGGCGCGCTGGTGTGGCGCGGCGAGCGGCTGCGCGTGATCCGTGCCGACGAGGCGGGCTTTCCAGCCTTCTACCGCGTGGTGTGGAATGCGCACGCGGCCGAGTTCTCCGACCTCGCGCCCGCGGACCGCATGCACTGCATGGAGGCCGTGGCGCTGGTGGAGCAGGTGCTGCGCGAGGCGCTCGCACCCGCCAAGATCAACCTCGCGGCCCTGGGCAACATGGTGCCGCACCTGCATTGGCATGTGATCGCGCGCTTCGCGTGGGACAGCCACTTTCCCGCGCCCGTATGGGGCGCGGCGCGGCGCGAAAGTCCCTTGGACCGCGAAGCCGCCGTGCGCGCGGCCCTGCCGGCCGCCGAGGCGCTGCTGCGCGAACGCCTGCAGGCCTGGAGCGCCGCACGGCCGGCCTGA
- a CDS encoding GGDEF domain-containing protein, with product MARRVTVMAACVDLAFLALFLWFDAPLLAWLNLGSIALYAAAYALLARRINLPALALIWTEVLGHATLGTLLIGWDSGFHYYLLMFIPATIVSGGHRTRPFVLVVLLFLFYMGLHAAARATGTLAPLSATGLWVVHAFNVAVVFAMAAYTARYYYGTVRRAEHQLVALASTDPLTGLSNRRNLIDRAEQALQQPRHAGQPTALVIADIDHFKHINDAHGHEAGDRTIVHVAELLARCCRAQDIAARWGGEEFLVLLPATDTGAATLVAERIRAAVAAQPLAHGSAAIAVTLSLGVAEVAHDEPLGPAVARADHALYRSKEDGRNRVTVAGRA from the coding sequence ATGGCGCGCCGGGTCACCGTGATGGCCGCCTGCGTGGACCTGGCCTTTCTCGCGCTGTTCCTGTGGTTCGACGCACCGCTGCTGGCCTGGCTCAATCTCGGCAGCATCGCGCTCTATGCCGCGGCCTACGCCCTGCTGGCGCGGCGCATCAACCTGCCGGCGCTGGCCCTCATCTGGACCGAGGTGCTGGGCCACGCGACGCTGGGCACCCTGCTGATCGGCTGGGACAGCGGCTTCCACTACTACCTGCTGATGTTCATCCCCGCCACCATCGTGAGCGGCGGCCACCGGACGCGGCCCTTTGTTCTGGTGGTGCTGCTCTTCCTGTTCTACATGGGACTGCACGCGGCCGCGCGCGCCACGGGCACGCTCGCTCCACTGAGTGCCACGGGACTGTGGGTGGTGCATGCCTTCAACGTGGCCGTGGTGTTCGCCATGGCGGCCTACACGGCGCGCTACTACTACGGCACCGTGCGGCGCGCGGAGCACCAGTTGGTCGCGCTGGCATCCACCGACCCGCTCACGGGCCTGTCCAATCGCCGCAACCTGATCGACCGGGCCGAACAGGCGCTCCAGCAGCCGCGCCACGCGGGCCAGCCCACGGCCCTGGTCATCGCCGACATCGACCATTTCAAGCACATCAACGACGCCCATGGCCACGAGGCCGGCGACCGCACCATCGTGCATGTGGCCGAGCTGCTGGCGCGCTGCTGCCGCGCACAGGACATTGCCGCGCGCTGGGGCGGCGAGGAATTCCTGGTGCTGCTGCCCGCCACGGACACGGGCGCGGCCACCCTGGTGGCCGAGCGCATCCGCGCGGCCGTCGCGGCGCAGCCCCTGGCGCACGGCAGCGCGGCCATTGCCGTCACCCTCTCGCTGGGCGTGGCCGAGGTGGCCCACGATGAGCCGCTGGGCCCCGCCGTTGCCCGGGCCGACCACGCGCTGTACCGCAGCAAGGAAGACGGACGCAACCGCGTCACGGTGGCGGGCAGGGCCTGA
- a CDS encoding gamma-butyrobetaine hydroxylase-like domain-containing protein, with translation MAGLKIGAPTPEALTVHGQSRVLEVVFSDGAAFRLPFELLRVYSPSAEVQGHGPGQEVLQTGKREVTLTALEPVGNYAVKPTFSDGHDSGIFSWDYLYELGRNQDALWAQYLQRLQEAGVDRDAPMPPKGGGHACGGH, from the coding sequence ATGGCAGGTCTGAAGATCGGCGCGCCCACGCCGGAAGCGCTCACGGTGCATGGGCAGTCGCGCGTGCTCGAAGTGGTGTTCTCCGACGGCGCGGCGTTCCGGCTCCCGTTCGAACTGCTGCGCGTGTACTCTCCCTCGGCCGAAGTCCAGGGCCACGGCCCGGGCCAGGAGGTGCTGCAGACCGGCAAGCGCGAGGTCACGCTCACCGCCCTGGAGCCCGTGGGCAACTACGCGGTCAAGCCCACCTTCTCGGATGGGCACGACAGCGGCATCTTCTCGTGGGACTACCTCTACGAGCTCGGGCGGAACCAGGACGCGCTGTGGGCGCAGTACCTGCAGCGCCTGCAGGAGGCTGGCGTGGACCGCGATGCGCCCATGCCGCCCAAGGGCGGCGGGCACGCCTGCGGCGGCCACTGA
- the ubiE gene encoding bifunctional demethylmenaquinone methyltransferase/2-methoxy-6-polyprenyl-1,4-benzoquinol methylase UbiE — MSSTHFGFQSVDEKDKARHVRGVFDSVASKYDVMNDLMSGGLHRAWKAYTVMVANLREGHQVLDIAGGTGDLALAFSKKVGATGRVVHTDINEAMLRVGRDRLINAGVVLPTLVCDAEHLPFPDAHFDLVSVAFGLRNMTHKDQALAEMCRVLKPGGRLLVLEFSKVAKPLEKVYDWYSFKVLPRLGQLVAGDDASYRYLAESIRMHPGQEELKTLMQQNGFGHVDYHNMTGGIVALHVGIKC; from the coding sequence ATGAGCTCCACGCATTTCGGATTCCAGTCGGTCGATGAAAAGGACAAGGCGCGCCATGTGCGCGGGGTGTTCGATTCGGTCGCGTCCAAGTACGACGTGATGAACGACCTGATGTCCGGCGGGCTGCACCGTGCCTGGAAGGCCTATACCGTGATGGTGGCCAACCTGCGCGAAGGGCACCAGGTGCTCGATATCGCGGGCGGCACGGGCGACCTGGCGCTGGCCTTTTCGAAGAAGGTGGGCGCCACCGGCCGCGTGGTGCATACCGACATCAACGAGGCCATGCTGCGCGTGGGGCGAGACCGCCTCATCAACGCGGGCGTCGTCCTGCCCACCCTGGTGTGCGATGCGGAGCACCTGCCGTTCCCCGATGCGCACTTCGACCTCGTGAGCGTGGCCTTCGGCCTGCGCAACATGACGCACAAGGACCAGGCGCTGGCCGAGATGTGCCGCGTGCTCAAGCCGGGCGGGCGCCTGCTGGTGCTCGAATTCTCCAAGGTGGCCAAGCCGCTGGAGAAGGTCTACGACTGGTATTCCTTCAAGGTGCTGCCCCGCCTGGGCCAGCTCGTGGCGGGCGACGACGCGAGCTACCGCTATCTGGCCGAGTCGATCCGCATGCACCCGGGGCAGGAGGAGCTCAAAACCCTCATGCAACAAAATGGCTTTGGCCATGTGGACTATCACAACATGACGGGTGGCATCGTGGCCCTGCATGTTGGAATCAAGTGTTGA
- a CDS encoding Tim44 domain-containing protein, with protein MMKLWSVALVAMLALAHPDADARRMGGGKSLGKQSSNVTQRESATPPPASPGAPAQNAATQNAAAKPAAPANTATPAPAPKKPWGAMLGGLAAGLGLAWLANSLGLGAAFGQFLLIALLALVAFAVIGMVMRSRKPAAAGVGGAPFAFQGAGVGSTTAADAPVARQYSPDKVGNDASARPWESQGAAFEAPQPQAGAGTGVVIGSALAGSQNWGIPEGFDTAGFLTAAKRNFVTLQAAWDRSDIASLRAMMTDGMLSEIRTQLAEREAHRGDQPNHTDVVMIDAQLLGIEDLGDDYMASVEFSGMIREEPSAGPSPFREVWNMTKPKSGASGWLVAGVQALQ; from the coding sequence ATGATGAAACTGTGGTCTGTGGCTTTGGTCGCCATGCTGGCGCTGGCGCACCCGGATGCGGATGCCCGTCGCATGGGCGGCGGCAAATCCCTGGGCAAACAGTCGAGCAACGTCACGCAGCGCGAATCGGCCACGCCACCTCCGGCGTCGCCGGGCGCGCCCGCCCAGAACGCTGCGACGCAGAACGCCGCCGCCAAGCCGGCTGCGCCCGCCAACACCGCAACGCCGGCACCGGCGCCCAAGAAGCCCTGGGGGGCGATGCTGGGCGGCCTGGCCGCCGGCCTGGGCCTGGCATGGCTCGCGAATTCGCTGGGCCTGGGCGCGGCGTTCGGGCAGTTCCTGCTGATCGCGCTGCTGGCGCTGGTGGCGTTCGCCGTCATCGGCATGGTCATGCGCTCGCGCAAGCCGGCGGCCGCCGGCGTGGGTGGCGCACCCTTTGCATTCCAGGGCGCGGGCGTGGGCAGCACCACGGCGGCCGATGCGCCCGTGGCGCGCCAGTACAGCCCCGACAAGGTGGGCAACGATGCGTCGGCACGCCCCTGGGAGAGCCAGGGCGCCGCGTTCGAGGCGCCCCAGCCGCAGGCCGGTGCCGGCACGGGCGTGGTGATCGGCTCGGCCCTGGCGGGCTCGCAGAACTGGGGCATCCCCGAGGGCTTCGACACGGCGGGCTTCCTCACGGCCGCCAAGCGCAACTTCGTGACGCTGCAGGCCGCCTGGGACCGCTCCGACATCGCTTCGCTGCGCGCCATGATGACCGACGGCATGCTGAGTGAGATCCGCACGCAGCTCGCCGAGCGCGAGGCCCACCGCGGCGACCAGCCCAACCACACCGATGTGGTCATGATCGACGCGCAACTGCTCGGCATCGAGGACCTGGGCGACGACTACATGGCCAGCGTGGAGTTCTCGGGCATGATCCGCGAGGAGCCCTCGGCCGGCCCGAGCCCCTTCCGCGAGGTCTGGAACATGACCAAGCCCAAGAGCGGCGCCAGCGGCTGGCTCGTGGCGGGCGTGCAGGCACTGCAGTAG
- the ubiB gene encoding ubiquinone biosynthesis regulatory protein kinase UbiB, which yields MRRLLRGATIVWVVLRYGLDELVLSSFQHPWLRLLARMVSIGRNLDAPRGQRLREALERLGPIFVKFGQVLSTRRDLMPPDIADELARLQDRVPPFDPDIAVATIERSFRKPIGEVFTSFDREPVASASIAQVHFATLRDRQGLEREVAVKVLRPGMLPVIEKDLALMRMMAGWVESLSADGKRLKPREVVAEFDNYLHDELDLVREAANAAQLRRNMDGLDLVLIPEVFWDFCHSDVMVMQRMTGVPISQVERLRDAGVDIPKLARDGVTIFFTQVFRDGFFHADMHPGNIQVSLDPATFGRYISLDFGIVGTLTEFDKEYLAQNFTAFFRRDYKRVAELHIESGWVPQSTRVDELEAAIRAVCEPYFDRPLKEISLGMVLMRLFQTSRRFQVEIQPQLVLLQKTLLNIEGLGRQLDPELDLWSTAKPFLEKWMLEQLGPQRLWRELRAEAPHYAKMLPELPRLLYGYLRSDRTDQQQLLRELLESQRRTNRLLQSLIYGGLGFVLGLLAMQLLVRIRLF from the coding sequence ATGAGGCGCCTGCTGCGTGGCGCCACCATCGTCTGGGTGGTGCTGCGGTACGGCCTGGACGAGCTGGTGCTGTCGAGCTTCCAGCACCCCTGGCTGCGCCTGCTGGCGCGCATGGTGTCGATCGGCCGCAACCTCGACGCGCCGCGCGGGCAGCGCCTGCGCGAGGCGCTGGAGCGCCTGGGGCCCATCTTCGTGAAGTTCGGCCAGGTGCTGTCCACGCGGCGCGACCTGATGCCGCCCGACATCGCCGATGAGCTCGCGCGCCTGCAGGACCGCGTGCCGCCGTTCGATCCGGACATCGCCGTGGCGACCATCGAGCGTTCGTTCCGCAAGCCCATCGGCGAGGTGTTCACCTCCTTCGACCGCGAACCCGTGGCCAGCGCGTCGATCGCCCAGGTGCATTTTGCCACCCTGCGCGACCGCCAGGGCCTGGAGCGCGAGGTGGCCGTGAAGGTGCTGCGCCCCGGCATGTTGCCGGTGATCGAGAAGGACCTGGCGCTCATGCGCATGATGGCCGGATGGGTGGAGAGCCTGTCGGCCGACGGCAAGCGCCTCAAGCCGCGCGAGGTGGTGGCCGAGTTCGACAACTACCTGCACGACGAGCTGGACCTGGTGCGCGAGGCCGCCAACGCCGCGCAGCTGCGCCGCAACATGGACGGACTGGACCTGGTGCTGATCCCCGAGGTGTTCTGGGACTTCTGCCATTCGGACGTGATGGTGATGCAGCGCATGACCGGCGTGCCCATCAGCCAGGTCGAGCGCCTGCGCGATGCGGGCGTGGATATTCCGAAGCTGGCGCGCGATGGCGTCACCATCTTCTTCACCCAGGTGTTCCGCGATGGCTTCTTCCACGCCGACATGCACCCGGGCAACATCCAGGTGAGCCTGGACCCGGCCACTTTCGGGCGCTACATCTCGCTCGACTTCGGCATCGTGGGCACGCTCACCGAGTTCGACAAGGAATACCTGGCGCAGAACTTCACGGCCTTCTTCCGGCGCGACTACAAGCGCGTGGCCGAGCTGCACATCGAGAGCGGCTGGGTACCGCAAAGCACGCGCGTGGACGAGCTGGAGGCGGCCATCCGCGCCGTATGCGAGCCGTACTTCGACCGCCCGCTCAAGGAGATCTCGCTGGGCATGGTGCTGATGCGGCTGTTCCAGACCTCGCGCCGCTTCCAGGTCGAGATCCAGCCGCAGCTTGTGCTGCTGCAGAAGACGCTGCTGAACATCGAGGGCCTGGGCCGCCAGCTCGACCCCGAGCTGGACCTGTGGAGCACCGCCAAGCCCTTCCTGGAAAAGTGGATGCTGGAGCAACTGGGGCCCCAGCGCCTGTGGCGCGAGCTGCGCGCCGAAGCACCGCACTACGCCAAGATGCTGCCCGAGCTGCCGCGCCTGCTCTATGGCTACCTGCGCAGCGACCGCACCGATCAGCAGCAGCTCCTGCGGGAGCTGCTCGAATCGCAAAGGCGCACCAACCGCCTGCTGCAAAGCCTCATCTACGGCGGCCTGGGTTTCGTGCTGGGCCTGCTGGCCATGCAACTGCTGGTGCGCATCCGCCTGTTCTAA
- a CDS encoding sodium:solute symporter family protein, whose protein sequence is MLLTLVIVYLLVTIAIGLVAAKRVKNTADFAIAGRHLPLYMIITTTFATWFGSETVLGIPAKFIEGGLGNVVEDPFGAGFCLILVGLFFAAKLYRMTLLTISDYYRERYGRSVEIICSLIIMLSYLGWVSAQVTALGLVFNLLSGGTISVSTGMVIGVLSILAYTLFGGMWSVAVTDFIQMIILVVGLSVIAVFAGNMAGGAGKVIDFAASRDLFRFLPEPRFHDVVFFIAAGVTMMFGSIPQQDVFQRVMSANNLHSATRGPIIGGICYILFAFVPMFLVASALIIMPTETAALLKDDPQKVLPTLVLAKMPFVMQVLFFGALLSALKSTASATLLAPSVTFTENIWRQFRPKVSDKEHLRTMRITTLVFSMLVLAYAIRMEGTSIYELVSGAYQVPLVGAFVPLVFGLYWKRATTQGAIFAIVLGLLTWVVFLATPAGTVFPAQLAGLLAALSGMLIGSLGPQALRNTHASHHHVVGVD, encoded by the coding sequence GTGCTGTTGACCCTGGTCATCGTCTATTTGCTGGTCACCATCGCCATCGGCCTCGTGGCCGCCAAGCGGGTGAAGAACACGGCGGATTTCGCCATCGCCGGGCGCCACCTGCCGCTGTACATGATCATCACCACCACCTTCGCGACCTGGTTCGGGTCCGAGACGGTGCTGGGTATTCCCGCCAAGTTCATCGAGGGAGGGTTGGGCAACGTGGTGGAGGATCCGTTCGGCGCGGGCTTCTGCCTGATCCTGGTGGGCCTGTTCTTTGCGGCCAAGCTCTACCGCATGACGCTGCTGACCATCAGCGACTACTACCGCGAGCGCTACGGCCGCTCGGTCGAGATCATCTGCTCGCTCATCATCATGCTGAGCTACCTGGGCTGGGTGTCCGCCCAGGTCACCGCGCTGGGGCTGGTGTTCAACCTGCTTTCGGGCGGCACGATCAGCGTTTCCACGGGCATGGTGATCGGTGTGCTGTCCATCCTGGCCTACACCCTGTTCGGCGGCATGTGGTCCGTGGCGGTGACGGACTTCATCCAGATGATCATCCTCGTGGTGGGGTTGTCGGTCATCGCCGTGTTCGCGGGCAACATGGCGGGCGGCGCCGGCAAGGTGATCGACTTCGCGGCCAGCCGCGACCTGTTCCGCTTCCTGCCCGAGCCCAGGTTCCACGACGTGGTGTTCTTCATCGCGGCGGGCGTGACCATGATGTTCGGCTCCATCCCCCAGCAGGACGTGTTCCAGCGCGTGATGTCGGCCAACAACCTGCATTCGGCCACGCGCGGTCCGATCATCGGCGGCATCTGCTACATCCTGTTCGCGTTCGTGCCCATGTTCCTGGTGGCCAGTGCCCTCATCATCATGCCCACCGAAACGGCGGCGCTGCTCAAGGACGATCCGCAGAAGGTGCTGCCCACGCTGGTGCTGGCCAAGATGCCCTTCGTCATGCAGGTGCTGTTCTTCGGCGCGCTGCTGTCGGCGCTCAAGTCCACGGCCTCGGCCACGCTGCTCGCGCCCAGCGTGACCTTCACCGAGAACATCTGGCGCCAGTTCCGCCCCAAGGTGTCCGACAAGGAGCACCTGCGCACCATGCGCATCACCACGCTGGTGTTCAGCATGCTGGTGCTGGCCTACGCCATCCGCATGGAGGGCACATCCATCTACGAACTCGTCTCGGGGGCCTACCAGGTGCCGCTCGTGGGGGCCTTCGTTCCGCTGGTGTTCGGCCTGTACTGGAAGCGCGCCACCACGCAGGGCGCGATCTTCGCGATCGTGCTGGGCCTGCTGACCTGGGTGGTGTTCCTGGCCACGCCGGCGGGCACCGTGTTCCCGGCCCAGCTCGCGGGCCTGCTGGCCGCGCTGTCCGGCATGCTGATCGGCTCGCTGGGGCCGCAGGCGCTGCGCAACACGCACGCCAGCCACCACCATGTGGTGGGGGTGGACTGA
- a CDS encoding FmdB family zinc ribbon protein yields MPIYAYKCGSCGHAKDVLQKISDAPLTVCPACGAEAFSKQVTAAGFQLKGSGWYVTDFRGGSGGSSAPSTSAKSDGGGDTAAAAAAAPSGTASADTASATATSAPKD; encoded by the coding sequence ATGCCTATTTATGCCTACAAATGCGGCTCCTGTGGCCACGCCAAGGATGTGCTGCAAAAGATCTCCGACGCACCGCTGACCGTGTGCCCGGCCTGCGGCGCCGAGGCCTTCTCCAAGCAGGTCACTGCGGCGGGCTTCCAGCTCAAGGGCTCGGGCTGGTACGTCACCGACTTCCGCGGCGGCAGCGGCGGCAGTTCGGCGCCCTCCACCAGCGCCAAGAGTGATGGCGGCGGCGACACCGCTGCTGCGGCCGCCGCTGCGCCTTCCGGCACCGCGAGCGCCGACACGGCCAGCGCCACGGCCACGTCCGCCCCCAAAGACTGA
- a CDS encoding curli production assembly/transport component CsgG, with the protein MRTMRIHCVALATLALAMGLAGCGEKKTELGQGGSVVTGSAGPQGAQNAARELVRCDAPVATLALAENPNGYVVGAGYQLPPSPVPLIKLLAQQSGCFRVVDRAAGLRGSIQEQDLKDSGVLRRQGSTVAKGRGYEAQYTLTPSLTFSEQDAGRGLAGILAMVPVLRDMAGLIGLAEQVKFKEAQTALLLSDNETTEQVAAATGAARTTDLGVGGLVLGKLGGGAGAGWSNTNEGKVIAAAFLDAHNQLVAQVRTLQAKELPPPVPTRTGGGKG; encoded by the coding sequence ATGCGGACGATGCGAATCCATTGCGTGGCGCTGGCCACGCTGGCCCTGGCGATGGGGCTGGCGGGCTGCGGCGAGAAGAAGACCGAGCTGGGCCAGGGCGGCTCGGTGGTGACCGGCTCGGCGGGGCCCCAGGGCGCGCAGAACGCCGCGCGCGAGCTGGTGCGCTGCGACGCGCCCGTGGCCACGCTGGCGCTGGCCGAGAACCCGAACGGCTACGTCGTGGGGGCGGGCTACCAGCTGCCGCCTTCGCCGGTGCCGCTGATCAAGCTCCTGGCCCAGCAGAGCGGGTGTTTCCGCGTGGTGGACCGGGCGGCAGGCCTGCGCGGCAGCATCCAGGAGCAGGACCTCAAGGACTCCGGCGTGCTGCGCCGCCAAGGCTCCACCGTGGCCAAGGGGCGCGGCTATGAGGCGCAGTACACGCTCACTCCCAGCCTCACCTTCAGCGAGCAGGACGCCGGGCGCGGGCTGGCCGGCATCCTGGCCATGGTGCCAGTGCTGCGCGACATGGCGGGCCTGATCGGGCTGGCCGAGCAGGTCAAGTTCAAGGAGGCGCAGACCGCGCTGCTGCTGTCCGACAACGAAACCACCGAGCAGGTGGCGGCCGCCACGGGCGCGGCACGCACCACCGACCTGGGCGTGGGCGGCCTGGTGCTGGGCAAGCTCGGCGGCGGCGCAGGGGCGGGGTGGAGCAACACCAACGAGGGCAAGGTGATCGCCGCGGCCTTCCTCGACGCGCACAACCAGCTCGTGGCCCAGGTCCGCACGCTGCAGGCCAAGGAGCTGCCGCCGCCCGTGCCCACGCGTACCGGAGGCGGCAAGGGCTGA
- the nudB gene encoding dihydroneopterin triphosphate diphosphatase — MYKIPESVLVVVHTAALDVLLIRRADSADVFWQSVTGSKDARDEPYEATALREVQEETGIDASGPGCTLRDWNLENVYSIYPQWLHRYAPGVRLNTERVFSLEVPADTSVRLNPREHTAFAWWPWREAAERCYSPSNAEAILLLPRFVNP; from the coding sequence ATGTACAAGATTCCCGAATCGGTGCTGGTGGTGGTGCATACGGCGGCGCTCGACGTGCTGCTGATCCGCCGCGCCGATTCGGCCGACGTGTTCTGGCAGTCGGTGACCGGCAGCAAGGACGCCCGGGACGAGCCCTACGAGGCCACGGCGCTGCGCGAGGTGCAGGAGGAAACGGGCATCGACGCCTCCGGCCCCGGCTGTACCCTGCGGGACTGGAACCTGGAGAATGTCTACAGCATCTATCCCCAGTGGCTGCACCGCTACGCGCCGGGGGTGCGGCTGAACACGGAGCGCGTTTTCAGCCTGGAGGTACCCGCTGATACATCCGTGCGGTTGAATCCGCGCGAACATACCGCATTTGCATGGTGGCCCTGGCGCGAGGCGGCCGAACGCTGCTACTCGCCCTCCAACGCCGAGGCTATTCTTCTGCTGCCCCGATTCGTGAACCCATGA
- a CDS encoding endonuclease/exonuclease/phosphatase family protein has protein sequence MNAVATSSPPSNLLRVATYNIHKGVQGIGPARRLEIHNLGLAVEQLDADIVCLQEVRKLHRREQHYFDRWPDVPQAEYLAPEGYEAIYRTNAYTRHGEHGNALLTRWPVIGHQHEDMSDHRFEQRGLLHVEVEVQGRPVHAIVVHLGLIPGSRVRQVEQLQRFIEREVPSGAPLVVAGDFNDWGMQIKRMLRAFGLHEYDDAPRMFTYPARLPLVQLDHVYVRGLTPLGLHVPRGRIWWRMSDHLPLIAEFRL, from the coding sequence ATGAACGCCGTCGCTACCTCCTCGCCTCCGTCCAACCTCCTGCGCGTGGCCACCTACAACATCCACAAGGGGGTGCAGGGCATCGGCCCCGCGCGGCGCCTGGAGATCCACAACCTGGGGCTGGCCGTGGAGCAGCTCGATGCCGACATCGTCTGCCTGCAGGAGGTGCGCAAGCTCCACCGGCGCGAACAGCACTATTTCGACCGCTGGCCCGACGTGCCCCAGGCCGAATACCTGGCACCCGAAGGCTACGAGGCCATCTACCGCACCAACGCCTACACGCGCCACGGCGAGCATGGCAATGCGCTGCTCACGCGCTGGCCCGTGATCGGCCACCAGCACGAAGACATGTCCGACCACCGCTTCGAGCAGCGCGGCCTGCTGCATGTCGAGGTGGAGGTCCAGGGTCGACCGGTGCATGCCATCGTGGTGCATCTGGGGTTGATTCCCGGCAGCCGCGTGCGCCAGGTGGAGCAGCTGCAGCGCTTCATCGAGCGCGAGGTGCCCTCCGGCGCGCCCCTGGTCGTGGCGGGGGACTTCAACGACTGGGGCATGCAGATCAAGCGCATGCTGCGCGCCTTCGGCCTGCACGAGTACGACGATGCGCCGCGCATGTTCACCTACCCGGCGCGCCTGCCGCTGGTGCAGCTCGACCACGTGTACGTGCGCGGCCTCACGCCGCTCGGACTGCACGTGCCGCGCGGGCGCATCTGGTGGCGCATGTCGGACCACCTGCCGCTGATCGCCGAATTCCGACTGTGA
- the clsB gene encoding cardiolipin synthase ClsB: MKRTTPEFSADHHVLLLQGATELFPALVREMDAAARDIRFETYIFDCTGSGAEVAEALMRAARRGVRTRLVVDGVGTGPLSPEWQRRMHEAGVQVRVYSPLGPLGLLLPMRWRRLHRKLCVVDGRVLFCGGINVLDDLHDPNYGMLPAPRFDFAVRAEGGLVSQARDAMEQLWWRMQAVRDVRRHQLPEAVHALREAAGASAQEAPLADGAAPEPHMRAALVLRDNVRNRSRIERAYRRAIGAARHEIIIANAYFLPGGKLRRALVLAARRGVRVQLLLQGRYEYFMQYHAARPVYGTLLRAGVEIYEYEPSFLHAKVAVIDAQGPRPWATVGSSNLDPLSLLLAREANVVVEDGAFAAELRERLRHAMRHAGRRMDPRRHEMRPWRERLLDRVAYAIMRAALWVTGKRY, from the coding sequence GTGAAGCGCACGACGCCGGAATTCAGCGCCGACCACCACGTCCTGCTGCTGCAGGGCGCCACCGAGCTGTTCCCGGCCCTGGTCCGCGAGATGGACGCCGCGGCCCGCGACATCCGCTTCGAAACCTACATCTTCGACTGCACCGGTTCCGGGGCCGAGGTGGCCGAGGCGCTCATGCGTGCGGCGCGCCGCGGCGTGCGCACCCGCCTCGTGGTGGACGGCGTGGGCACGGGCCCGCTGTCGCCCGAATGGCAGCGCCGCATGCACGAGGCCGGCGTACAGGTGCGCGTGTATTCGCCGCTTGGCCCCCTGGGCCTGCTGCTGCCCATGCGCTGGCGCCGCCTGCACCGCAAGCTCTGCGTGGTGGACGGGCGCGTGCTGTTCTGCGGCGGCATCAACGTGCTCGACGATTTGCACGACCCCAACTACGGCATGCTGCCCGCCCCGCGCTTCGACTTCGCCGTGCGTGCCGAGGGCGGGCTGGTCTCCCAGGCGCGCGATGCCATGGAGCAGCTGTGGTGGCGCATGCAGGCCGTGCGCGATGTGCGCCGGCATCAGCTGCCCGAGGCCGTGCACGCACTGCGCGAGGCCGCGGGTGCCAGCGCGCAGGAGGCGCCCCTGGCGGACGGTGCCGCCCCGGAGCCCCATATGCGCGCGGCCCTGGTGCTGCGCGACAACGTGCGCAACCGCAGCCGCATCGAGCGGGCCTACCGCCGTGCGATCGGTGCGGCGCGGCACGAGATCATCATCGCCAACGCCTACTTCCTGCCTGGTGGAAAGCTGCGCCGGGCGCTGGTGCTGGCGGCGCGGCGCGGCGTGCGCGTGCAACTGCTGCTGCAGGGGCGCTACGAGTACTTCATGCAGTACCACGCGGCGCGGCCCGTATACGGCACGCTGCTGCGCGCGGGGGTGGAGATCTACGAGTACGAACCGAGCTTTCTGCACGCCAAGGTGGCCGTGATCGACGCCCAGGGGCCCCGGCCCTGGGCCACGGTGGGCTCGTCCAACCTCGACCCGCTGTCGCTGCTGCTCGCACGCGAGGCCAACGTGGTGGTCGAGGACGGCGCCTTCGCCGCCGAGCTGCGCGAGCGCCTGCGCCATGCCATGCGCCATGCGGGGCGGCGCATGGACCCGCGCCGCCACGAGATGCGCCCCTGGCGCGAGCGCCTGCTGGACCGCGTGGCCTACGCCATCATGCGCGCGGCGCTGTGGGTGACGGGCAAGCGCTATTGA